ATCTGAAGTCGCCGGCAAAATCCACACTGGCCGCTTGAACTAATGAGCCGAGGAGAAGAGTGACGGGCTCCGCGTGCGGCCTGCCAACGCATCCAGAAAACACTACCGCTGACGATTTCAAGGACGTTGGGCTACTGCGCATCCAAGGATGCATCTTAACGCCCTGTTTCTCCTGCGATAAAGCTGGCTGCACGGCGTAGCGCAGTCTGCAAATCGGGTTCAATGGGAAAAGTTTTCTGGAATTCCTTTTCTTTGGAGCGACCCATGACACGGACTTCGCCAGCGCTTCGATCATAAATCACTTTGAACGCTGGCCGCTTTCGCTTTTCTGGCCAGGTCTTTTCCCACTCGGCCAAGGCGGGGGGTGAGGAAAACGACTCGACCGGCGATTCCTTCCACACTTGTCTCAAGGTTTCCACGTCCACGGTGTTTGTGCCTCGGGTTGCCCCCACCAAATCAAGCATCGCCACTTGCACGATAGCTCCCGAAGGTTTGGTCAATATCGGAACCAGCAAAACCGCCACCAACGCAGTCGTAGCTGCCAACCCGATCATCCAAAAACGCCAGCCTTCAATGTGCGCCGTCTCTGCCTCTGATCGCGCCGCGCTCGTTCCGCCGAATGTTTCTCGGACTTTCGACTGTAGCCGTACTCTCGCGTAACCCGGCAGTTCCTTTTCTTTGGCTTCCGCCGCTTCTACCAACGGCAACACTTCTTTGACGACTCGGCTTTCCGCTCGAAGACGCTCAAGTTCCGCTTTCAATTCTGGATTACTTGCGACGACCGACTCCAGTTCCGCGCGCTCGTTATCGGTGGCGTGATTTGCAATGGCTTTCATCGCGAGATCGAAAAAGCGCTGGTCATTCATTGAGTTCATCGCAAATGCGCCTCCAATTCTTTCAACAATTTCGGATGCTGCGCCCCTTGCCTGCGCATTGCCTCCAAACCACGCTTCAGATACACGCCCACAGAACCCAGGGCCACGTTGTGTTTGGCGGCGATCTGTTCGTAGCTCAGGCCCCGCATGAAAAAATCGTTTAGGATTCGCCGTTGTTCTGGCTTCAATTGCGTCTGCAACTCTCCCAATAAACCCGCCAACTCCGTTTGCTCAAGGTCCGCCAATGGAGAATCCCCGCTCGCCGGTCCGGTATCGTTCTCCTCCGCCTCTCGCCGGGCTTCGAGACTTTCGGTGACTCCCGCGCCTCGCTTGGCCGCGAATCGTTCCCGCAATCGGCTGACGGCCAGGTTGTGTGCGATGCTTGCCGTTAATGGCTTGAGTTCTTCAACCTCTTTGATTTGCGCAACCTTTTCCACCAATTCCTCCAAAGCTTCGATAGCCACGTCTTCGATGTCTTCCGGCAGATAAGGCTGAAGCTTTAATTGAGCGACGGCGAACGCAGTCGGCCACAACCAGCGAAACGCCTCATCCCAGGCGTCGGCGTCGCCACTCTTCAACGCTGAGAGTTCAGGAACGCTCATTAGAAACGCCACTGAAGATTTTGGAGCACCGGGTTCCCCATTTGCCGGAAGTGCGCGCCATCGGCATGGACTCGGACGACCTTTCCTAAGCGCTTGGCTTGGGAGTCAAACCGTGGATGCTTCAAGAAGCGGCGAATGAAATCTGCGGCTTGATCATCCGCCACATCCAGCCAGACCAAGCAGTAACTGTCGTGAAGCAAATCCTGGCGGAAGAAGAAGTGGTCCAGGCTGAAAAACGTCGCTTGTGGCAGCCTGTGCAGAACCGGGATTAGATTCTCGTCCTTGGTCCCCGTTCGCCCGATATCAATGCCCACGACGCGGAAACGAACGCGCCATTCACGCAGCAATCGCCGTTGCCCTTCGGGCAGGTTTTCGTCGAGCAGAAACATTGAAACCCCTAA
Above is a genomic segment from Verrucomicrobiota bacterium containing:
- a CDS encoding sigma-70 family RNA polymerase sigma factor, which codes for MSVPELSALKSGDADAWDEAFRWLWPTAFAVAQLKLQPYLPEDIEDVAIEALEELVEKVAQIKEVEELKPLTASIAHNLAVSRLRERFAAKRGAGVTESLEARREAEENDTGPASGDSPLADLEQTELAGLLGELQTQLKPEQRRILNDFFMRGLSYEQIAAKHNVALGSVGVYLKRGLEAMRRQGAQHPKLLKELEAHLR